The stretch of DNA TTTTTGTCCCACCCCATCCAGCCAGGGCTCCTGGTAGAGCCCCTGCCTGCACACTCAggccggcgggggtggggggtctcCCTCTGTGGTCCCTGAAGCTCCTGTTGGAACGGTTCTGTTTTCAGATCCAGCTCCCAGATTGTTCCTTCTCTTGCCCCGAGTGCTCACCCTGGtctcctgccccacctgcccGCCGCCTGCCCAGTGTGCTTCTCTCTCACTGTCACATGCATGCACACGGCGTGACCGTTGCTGTTGTTACCAGCCGGATTTCCACGGTTCCCTTAGTCGCCGGTTACCTGTAACCCAGTCAGCAGGAGGAGAGCTGCCTCTCCCTCCGGTCACGGGCCATCTTGGAGCCCCCCAGGCCGTGTGTGGGTGCGAGGCTGCCTCTCGGCCGCCGGGTGTGTTGCGACGACAACTGCTGCAGGCTGGCACAGGGAGGGCCCAAGCCGGGCCCCTTACCCAGCGGGGCTAGGGCAAAGCGACAGGGGCGGAAAGGCGACTTGAGGCAGGACAGACCTTGACTCTAATTGGGGCCTGCATTGAGCCTCCTGGCACCTGCTGCTGGGACTGCTGCCAGCCACACAACAGCAGAGGACACAGTGACGTGCTCCCATGTCCCCTGTGGAAGGGTCTGGAGCTGAGGAAAAGCCAGACCTCTCTGTTTTCCTTCGAGGAGGGAGCCATCATTTGCTCTTTTGGCCAAAAAAGTGTTTGTCTTAAtcattaaaaggtaaaaaaacaaGGTTTCTTAGCCGTAGATGCAGAAagcttctcttcttctctcccctttccaTTTTGTAGGGAGCTGGAGCTTCAGTAGAGCCCTGATCTAGGAACATCTCGATGGCCCTgggagaagaaaaggcagaggcaGCCGTGGCCGCGAAGGCCCCGTGCCCTGGGGGGTGGAGCTGCCCGGATCAGGAGCTGGACCCCGCAAGGCCTGCGCGTGGGGAGCAGCCGCCCCACCTGCAAGCCGAGGGGGGCCTCCCTCCCCTGTCAGGGGTGCCCAGGGGCTTCCTGACCCTGCCTGCCACGGTGGGACTGGCCCTGGCCCCTCGGGAGCCTGCCAGCTGCAGGCCAGCGGGGCCAGCAGGGAGCCGGCAGCGGGTGGGTCTAAGCCGGCTCTCAGTTCCCTGCTTCCCCCTGCCAGCCTGGGGACTGGAGATTGGCACTCCGTGAGAAGCCCGGTAGGGGCTGAGGCAAGTGGGGCTGTAGCGTCACCTAAAGGTGTCCTGTGAGAGTACCTTCTAGCACTGCCTCAGCATCTGACACGCTTTCCCAGCCCCCGTACGAGGTGGGGAAGTTGGGGAGCTTGGGTGTGATGATTTCTGTTTTACAGGGTCACATGGAGAGTTGGGCCTTGGGGCCAGCAGGGGGCTCTGTCCACAGCATCTCCTGTTCCTCAGGAGTGTGACTGGTGACCTTTTGAGGATCAGGGAAGCTATGGCCAAGACCTGCTGTCCAGAGGGCTAGGCCAGGGGAGCCCTGACAGGGGGAGCCATGTTCTGTTTTTGACTCGGTGATGTGTAGGCTTTACGGGGCCCCTGAGGAGACGTGCGAAAGGAGGGTCCGGGGCTGTGGGCTCCTGAGGGCTCTGAGACTGTATCTCCTTGGGACCCAGGGAACCTGGCGGTGCCTTAGAGCCCCTGTGGTGGGCAGCACCATCTCTGGGCAAGGAGAATTTTGGGGGCCTCCCTGATTACAGGGCAGCCTCGCCTAATGGGAGTCACGTGGAGCAGGGAGTCCTGCCGGtgtctgtgacctcaggcaagtcaccgGATCTTTCAGGCCCTCAGTATAGTTGGGAAGATTATCTGATGGACCTGCCCCTCCCATCTCTGCGTCCTGTTGCGTTCTGCTTGCCAAGGCCTTTCACGGGAACGGCTTTGATCTCTTCCACCGCACTGTGGCATCGAGTGCTACATGATGCCCCCAGAGCCCCGTCTTGTGAGGAGGTGCTGAGCTGACTGGGAGAAAACAGGCTAGGCCCACCTGCCTGGGGGCTAGGGACGGTGCCAGGCTCGGGTACCTGAGTCAGATTCAGTGAGGCCGGCAGCACGTGAGCCAACACAGAAATGGGCTGTTTCCTGAGTGCGAGTCTGGTGCTGTTATAACTCTGCTGTTTGTTGAGCTCTCACCCTGTGCTTTTCACCCTTGAGCTCATTTAATCCACATGTCCTGAGGAAGCGGTCCTGTcactacccccattttacaggtgagagaaGTGAGGCTCAAAGTCGTACATCTGGAAGCTGGCAGCTAGGGGCTGGCCTCAGGTCTGTCTGGTTCCAAAGCCCATGCCCTTAACCTCTGTGCCGTCCTGCCCGCCTTGGGGGCAGCCTCTTCATCGAGCATGTTAAAAACTTGAGGCTGAGGTGAATGACTCATTTTGCCACGCGTCACCGCTGGGTGTGAGCTGAGCCAGGTGGGCTGCCTGACTGCCAGGTTTGGATGTGAGTCAGCGACAGAATGGTTGAGGTTCTGCCTGCCCAGGACACGCTTCTCAAAGGTTAGGCAGTGTGTTCCAGCTTCAGCACGGCAGAGCTATTTGAGTTCTGCTCACTCACGAACTAGGCATCTGCGGAGGAAGAACTTTGGAAAGGACGGGGGGTGGGATCAGTTCGGGGCAGGCAGTCTGCTCCCCGGAACAGGCTGCGTCTCCAGTCACCAGCGGCACGCTCTGTCTGATTCTCGCACCAGGTAGCAGGCTCTTCCTTTCAAGACCTTTCCTCAGTATCATCTGGGTCCCCAGAGAAAAGTGCCAACTTGTCATTGAGGAAAGAAATTTGGCGTGCttattttcaccttttccttccctcctgtcaCTGCAGATGGAGGAGACTAGGCTTTCTGCCTCGGAGGAGCTACCTCAGACTCACACCGTTCCCCGAACCGCCGCCCTTTGCTCAGGACGTGATGCTGACACTGAAGATGACCCGTCCCCAGTGGAGTCGCCGCAGGCGCTAGACCACAGCCCACAGTCTCGCGTCTCAGGGTTCCCGTTCCCGTCAAGGTGGAGGTCCGCGGTGAGCCCAGGTGCCACTGCACCTCAGTCTTGCAGCTGCAGCGTCTGTGCCTCATCCCCGGGCAGCAGCCTCCAGGGTCACCAGGGTCACCAGGGTCACCAGGAAAAGGTGGAGCCTCAGAGTTGCTCCCTTGCCAAGGTCTCCTCCTCCCTGGAGCTGGCTGTCCCGCCATCGGCCCCCTCGGTGGTGGGGCTGGGGCCTCAGCTCCAGTGGTCGCCCCAGCCAGTGTCCTCAGGGGGCGATGCTCCCGGGCTGGGCGGGAGGCGCCTCTCCTTCCAGGCCGAGTACTGGGCCTGCGTGCTGCCGgattccctgcctccctcccctgaCCGCCACTCCCCACTCTGGAGCCCGAATAAAGAGTATGAAGACCTGCTGGACTATACTTACCCCCTCAGGCCCGGGCCTCAGCTCCCAAAACACCTTGACAGCCACGTGCTGGCTGAGCCTGCCCTGCAGGACTCAGGCATAGACCTGGATAGCTTCTCCGTCTCCCCAGCAAGCACCCTGAAGTCACCCACTAATGTCTCGCACAGTTGCCCACCAGCAGAGGCCGCTGCCCTGCCGTTCTCAGGGCCCAGAGAGCCGCCGATCCTTAAGCGGTGGCCCTCTGGAGTACCCCAGAAGCAGGGCAGTGTGGGGTTGGCATCTTGTAGCCCCATTGCCTCTACCCCCAGAGTCCCAGGCAGTAGGGACACTCCTTGGGAGAGCAGAGAGCCAGCCCTGAGGGGCATGAAGCACTGGCCACCTGTGGGCAAGCACCTTGAGCTGGGCTCTCTCCACCTGAGAGCACGGGACAGAGGGTGGCCCTCACCCAGGCTGGAAAGGGAGAAGGGGGCCAGCCAGGGTGTCGAGCGCTTCGCCTGCACGGAGTCTGGATGGAAACCACAAGAGGAGGCAGAAAGTGATGACGAGTATCTGGCCCTGCCCTCTCGGCTGACGCAGGTTTCTGGCTTGGTTTCGTATCTGGGTTGCATTCCCACCTTGGTGCCCCTGCCCACTGATGCTGCCGAAGGGCAGAGATCGCTGGATGTGTCAGACAGTGATGGGCCAGCTTCCCTCCCGTCAGACTCCAGCCAAAGCCAGCTTCCCTCTGGAGCTGCCCTCAGAGGGTCCCGAAGCCCTGAGGACCGCAACCACCGCTTGCTATGCTCCTTCGTCCGCGCAAGGGGCTCAGCGGGAGAGGGCAGTCTGCTGagcagccaggccctgggggccTCCTCTGGACCACTGAGAACACGCGCCTCCTTGCCGGCGATGTTGGACCAGCGGGCATCCTCGGATCCAGATGCCGAAGGGCAGCCTCCCAGGAAAGGAGGAGAGCAGGGAAAAGAGTCACTCGTGCAGTGTGTGAAGGTAAACTCAGCATTtcagaggagtctttcttcttcccccaGTCCACTAGCCTCATAATAAAACCTAGTGACACTGAGTACTTACGCACCAGGCACGGTATTGCACCTTCTCCTGTCTAACCCCCATGACTTTTCTACTGGCGTTCTTATGTCACAGTTGGAGAAAAAGGCAGTCAGAGATGAGGTAACCTACCCGTTCACAGTTAGCAAGGGCTGGAGCCTGAGCTGCTAACCACTACCCAGGCTGTTCCGCGAGGCACTTGACCTTGAGGATTAACAGGTACTCTGCACAGGAAGGACCGGTGCTCAGATGCCTTCAGGAAATATGGGCTCAGTGAAAGTGCTTCTTGGCCAAAGGACTGCTCAGAGCTTCAGTTTGATAAAGCGGTGTAACTGCAGGGTTGGAGGTATCAGATGCGCCGTTTCCTGGGCTTCTCGGTCACTGAACCTTCTCTTGTCGACCACCTAAGACCACCAGGAGATGGAGCTAATACTCCGAGGAATCGGGTTGTCAGGCAGATGTGAACTTTGGCTCAGTCTCTTTAGTTTTGCTCGTTTGTAGAATGGGGAGCTTTGCCTCTGTGGGACTGTCGTGTGGATTAAATTAAGTAATTCATGCCGAGGGCTTTGCGTAGTCCCTGACACAAGGATGTTTGGAGTGTGGCTGTACACACACTTGGAGAGCTCACGGCCTGCCTTCCGGCTGAGCGCCCAGGTGCTGTGTCCACACGGCAGCAGGGCAGCCAGCCCGAGGGCTGTGTCCCCAGGAGCGACATCACAGAAATTTTCTAGCTCTCAAGGAGGGCTTTAACCTGCCCCCTGATGTCCCGTGGATGACTTCATTTGTACGGTGGAGCAGGTAGGACAGGTGTTAGCGTGTGCCCTCCTTTGTGATGAAAGACTGAGAGAGACCGTGGGGTGAAATGCTTGGGTCACGGCCCCCCGGATGAGTGAGTGGCAGGAGTCTAGGTCCCCAGCTCCCTGGGCGGGTGAGAGCAGAACAGGGACAAGCAGTTTTAATTCAGTCGTTTTCAGGCATAGGATCCGGTCAGTCACAATCACGGTCACGTATTTTACATCCACGTCTTCCCCAGGAGCAGTTCTAGAGTTGGCGGTAGTGCTGACCCAGGAACTGGTCTCTGTGCCAGGCAGGCCCCTTCTGGGCTGTCCCCGTCCCTGCCCTCACCTGAGCTCCTCTGTCCCTACCTGCGGGGCTGGATTTTCTCAGACTGAGGGGGGCAACAGAACCAGGTGCGCTCTTCTTACTGCCCTGGCGGAGGTCTGGAGTCACGGGGTGGGGACAGgcatggaggagagaggagacagcGCCTCAGTGGGGAATGCTCTCGAAAGGTGCACAGTCT from Phocoena sinus isolate mPhoSin1 chromosome 13, mPhoSin1.pri, whole genome shotgun sequence encodes:
- the CEP68 gene encoding centrosomal protein of 68 kDa isoform X2 — encoded protein: MEETRLSASEELPQTHTVPRTAALCSGRDADTEDDPSPVESPQALDHSPQSRVSGFPFPSRWRSAVSPGATAPQSCSCSVCASSPGSSLQGHQGHQGHQEKVEPQSCSLAKVSSSLELAVPPSAPSVVGLGPQLQWSPQPVSSGGDAPGLGGRRLSFQAEYWACVLPDSLPPSPDRHSPLWSPNKEYEDLLDYTYPLRPGPQLPKHLDSHVLAEPALQDSGIDLDSFSVSPASTLKSPTNVSHSCPPAEAAALPFSGPREPPILKRWPSGVPQKQGSVGLASCSPIASTPRVPGSRDTPWESREPALRGMKHWPPVGKHLELGSLHLRARDRGWPSPRLEREKGASQGVERFACTESGWKPQEEAESDDEYLALPSRLTQVSGLVSYLGCIPTLVPLPTDAAEGQRSLDVSDSDGPASLPSDSSQSQLPSGAALRGSRSPEDRNHRLLCSFVRARGSAGEGSLLSSQALGASSGPLRTRASLPAMLDQRASSDPDAEGQPPRKGGEQGKESLVQCVKTFCCQLEELIRWLYNVADAADHLTASRSSLTGLKSSLQLYRQFKKDIDEHQSLTESVLQKGEILLQCLLDNTPVLKDILGRISRQPSELESHADHLYDTILASLDTLAGCTLIPENTPMAHRNTSVKGISLILI
- the CEP68 gene encoding centrosomal protein of 68 kDa isoform X3 produces the protein MEETRLSASEELPQTHTVPRTAALCSGRDADTEDDPSPVESPQALDHSPQSRVSGFPFPSRWRSAVSPGATAPQSCSCSVCASSPGSSLQGHQGHQGHQEKVEPQSCSLAKVSSSLELAVPPSAPSVVGLGPQLQWSPQPVSSGGDAPGLGGRRLSFQAEYWACVLPDSLPPSPDRHSPLWSPNKEYEDLLDYTYPLRPGPQLPKHLDSHVLAEPALQDSGIDLDSFSVSPASTLKSPTNVSHSCPPAEAAALPFSGPREPPILKRWPSGVPQKQGSVGLASCSPIASTPRVPGSRDTPWESREPALRGMKHWPPVGKHLELGSLHLRARDRGWPSPRLEREKGASQGVERFACTESGWKPQEEAESDDEYLALPSRLTQVSGLVSYLGCIPTLVPLPTDAAEGQRSLDVSDSDGPASLPSDSSQSQLPSGAALRGSRSPEDRNHRLLCSFVRARGSAGEGSLLSSQALGASSGPLRTRASLPAMLDQRASSDPDAEGQPPRKGGEQGKESLVQCVKTFCCQLEELIRWLYNVADAADHLTASRSSLTGLKSSLQLYRQFKKDIDEHQSLTESVLQKGEILLQCLLDNTPVLKDILGRISRQPSELESHADHLYDTILASLDTLAGCTLIPENTPMAHRNTSVKGISLKT
- the CEP68 gene encoding centrosomal protein of 68 kDa isoform X1, with translation MEETRLSASEELPQTHTVPRTAALCSGRDADTEDDPSPVESPQALDHSPQSRVSGFPFPSRWRSAVSPGATAPQSCSCSVCASSPGSSLQGHQGHQGHQEKVEPQSCSLAKVSSSLELAVPPSAPSVVGLGPQLQWSPQPVSSGGDAPGLGGRRLSFQAEYWACVLPDSLPPSPDRHSPLWSPNKEYEDLLDYTYPLRPGPQLPKHLDSHVLAEPALQDSGIDLDSFSVSPASTLKSPTNVSHSCPPAEAAALPFSGPREPPILKRWPSGVPQKQGSVGLASCSPIASTPRVPGSRDTPWESREPALRGMKHWPPVGKHLELGSLHLRARDRGWPSPRLEREKGASQGVERFACTESGWKPQEEAESDDEYLALPSRLTQVSGLVSYLGCIPTLVPLPTDAAEGQRSLDVSDSDGPASLPSDSSQSQLPSGAALRGSRSPEDRNHRLLCSFVRARGSAGEGSLLSSQALGASSGPLRTRASLPAMLDQRASSDPDAEGQPPRKGGEQGKESLVQCVKTFCCQLEELIRWLYNVADAADHLTASRSSLTGLKSSLQLYRQFKKDIDEHQSLTESVLQKGEILLQCLLDNTPVLKDILGRISRQPSELESHADHLYDTILASLDTLAGCTLIPENTPMAHRNTSVKGISLASSQEEM
- the CEP68 gene encoding centrosomal protein of 68 kDa isoform X4: MEETRLSASEELPQTHTVPRTAALCSGRDADTEDDPSPVESPQALDHSPQSRVSGFPFPSRWRSAVSPGATAPQSCSCSVCASSPGSSLQGHQGHQGHQEKVEPQSCSLAKVSSSLELAVPPSAPSVVGLGPQLQWSPQPVSSGGDAPGLGGRRLSFQAEYWACVLPDSLPPSPDRHSPLWSPNKEYEDLLDYTYPLRPGPQLPKHLDSHVLAEPALQDSGIDLDSFSVSPASTLKSPTNVSHSCPPAEAAALPFSGPREPPILKRWPSGVPQKQGSVGLASCSPIASTPRVPGSRDTPWESREPALRGMKHWPPVGKHLELGSLHLRARDRGWPSPRLEREKGASQGVERFACTESGWKPQEEAESDDEYLALPSRLTQVSGLVSYLGCIPTLVPLPTDAAEGQRSLDVSDSDGPASLPSDSSQSQLPSGAALRGSRSPEDRNHRLLCSFVRARGSAGEGSLLSSQALGASSGPLRTRASLPAMLDQRASSDPDAEGQPPRKGGEQGKESLVQCVKTFCCQLEELIRWLYNVADAADHLTASRSSLTGLKSSLQLYRQFKKDIDEHQSLTESVLQKGEILLQCLLDNTPVLKDILGRISRQPSELESHADHLYDTILASLDTLAGCTLIPENTPMAHRNTSVKGISLV